In Candidatus Binatus sp., the DNA window GGGAAAAGAGTTCGAGACGTAAAAATGAAAGCTGGAATCCATCCTGAATACCGTCGCTGCACTGTAGCCTGTGCGTGCGGCAATACCTTCGAAACGCGCTCGACGCTCAAGGAGCTGCACGTCGAGGTCTGCTCGAAGTGTCATCCTTTTTACACCGGCACGCAGCGCCTGGTCGATACCGCGGGGCGCGTCGAGCGCTTTAATCGCAAGTACGGCATCAAGAAGCCGGCGGAAAAGACGGCGGGAGCAGCCGCCGAGAAGTAGCATAGCAACTCCCGCCGCCTGCGGTGCGCTACGCACCCGGGTGCGCGGGGGAGAATCCATCGGCACGGCCGCATCGGCCGCGCCGTTTTTGTTTCAACGCGAATTTTCCCGGCGGGGCGTGAGCGGCGATGCTGGATAAGGCAAGCGCAATAGAAGAGCGGGTGGCGGAACTCGAGCGCAAGCTCAGCGATCCGGCCACGCTCGGCAATCAGCGCGAATACGCCAGAATCGCCAAAGAGCGCTCGCAGCTTTCCGAGGCGGCGCATTGCGCCCGCGAATATATCCGCATCGCCGACGAGATCGCCGGCCACAAATCGATCCTCGATGGCGACGACGCCGACTTGCGCGAGCTGGCCAAGGCCGAGCTGCCGGCACTGCAGAAAAATCTTGCCGCGTTCGAGGAGAAACTCAAGGAGCTGCTCACCCCGCGCGATCCCAACGACGAAAAGAATGTGATCCTCGAAATCCGCGCCGGAACCGGCGGCGAAGAGGCGTCATTGTTTGCCGGGGACCTGTATCGGATGTACACGCGCTATGCCGAGCGCCACGGATTCAAGATCGAGCCGCTGAGCTTGAGCGACACCGGGCTTGGCGGAATCAAGGAAGTGATCGCGCTGGTCAGCGGACGCGGCGCATATTCGCGGCTCAAGTACGAAGGCGGGGTGCATCGCGTGCAGCGCGTACCTGAAACCGAAGGGTCAGGGCGCATCCACACCTCTGCGGTTACGGTGGCAGTGATGCCCGAAGCGGACGACGTCGAGGTCAATATCAACGAAGCGAAGGACCTGCGAATCGACGTGATGCGCGCGTCGGGACCGGGCGGCCAGAGCGTCAACACTACCGACTCGGCGGTGCGCATCACCCATATTCCCAGCGGCATGGTGATAATCTGCCGCGATGAAAAATCGCAGCACAAGAACAAGGCGCGCGCGCTGAAGATCCTGCGTGCGCGGCTGCTCGAAGCGGCGCAGGCCGAGCAACAGGCGAAGATCGCGCAGACGCGGCGTTCGATGGTGGGGACGGGCGACCGTTCCGAGCGCATCCGCACGTACAATTTTCCGCAATCGCGGGTGACCGACCATCGCGTCAACGTCACGATTCATCAGCTCGACAATTT includes these proteins:
- the rpmE gene encoding 50S ribosomal protein L31, whose product is MKAGIHPEYRRCTVACACGNTFETRSTLKELHVEVCSKCHPFYTGTQRLVDTAGRVERFNRKYGIKKPAEKTAGAAAEK
- the prfA gene encoding peptide chain release factor 1: MLDKASAIEERVAELERKLSDPATLGNQREYARIAKERSQLSEAAHCAREYIRIADEIAGHKSILDGDDADLRELAKAELPALQKNLAAFEEKLKELLTPRDPNDEKNVILEIRAGTGGEEASLFAGDLYRMYTRYAERHGFKIEPLSLSDTGLGGIKEVIALVSGRGAYSRLKYEGGVHRVQRVPETEGSGRIHTSAVTVAVMPEADDVEVNINEAKDLRIDVMRASGPGGQSVNTTDSAVRITHIPSGMVIICRDEKSQHKNKARALKILRARLLEAAQAEQQAKIAQTRRSMVGTGDRSERIRTYNFPQSRVTDHRVNVTIHQLDNFLDGEIDPIIDALAAYDQEQALSA